The Eubacterium ventriosum genome includes the window TTGAAACTTTTTCTATTTTGTTAATTGTTTTTTTAGTTCTGTCACCTTTTCCATCATTAAGTAAAGCCAGCAAAACCAGTAAAAGGTGTGATTTTCCCTTTCCATAAGGTCCAATTAAAATATTTGCCTTGTCTCTGTCTGACAAAACATTATTAAGAAACCCATCCAACACTAAAATAGAAGAATGGGTTGGTATATAGCTATTTAGTTTAGATAAATTATCTATGTCCAACTGCAAATTTATTGAATTTTGAAATTTCTTGTCTATTTCTATAAAGTCTTTAAACTTATTCATTTATTCTCTGATATACCTGATTGCCAGATATACGCATCCTTTCTATCAGTGTTTAATGTTTTATTAGTCTTACAAATCGCTTTTCTTTATTGTTCCTGTAATAATTCGTTAGCCTTTTAAAAACTTCTTCTAGTGTTTTTTATAATAATTCGAAACAACTTCCTTAAGCTCGATTTTCTTTTTAAGATAAACCATATCAAGTCCTGCTGTTCTGTTAACAGTCAAATATCCCTGACCTTCTAAATGGTCCAAATATTCGTTTAAAGCCATTCTCTTTAGGTTCAAAATTCTTCCCGGTGACATTGGACTGTTAAGCAATTCATCTATTCCTATTGAGTCAACTTCTTTTTTTTCAAAAAACTTAATCAGGCTGTATAGCACTGCATCATCACATAACTTATCCTTGTCAGGCTGTGTTTTTATATAATTATTTCTGTCTTTTTTTAATAAACCCAATTGTGCAAATGGTGAAATCTTATTTTCCTCCGGATCATAATTCTGCTGCTTCTCTTTTACGTACATATTTAAAAGTACGGAAATATCATCTCGCAACGAACGCTCAGGTATGGCTTTTTTCTCTGCCAAAGGAGTAAGCTTTTCTAATAGAATGTTCATTAAATCTTCCTTTGAAAATTCGTCAATGTTAATTAAGTTAAAAAAAGCATACCAGCTTGTTGCAAGTTTCTCATTTCCTGCCAGATTAATATGGAATATCCATAATGAAAATATATCTTCTAAATACTTATCTTCCTTAAAAATAATCTGACCTATATCTGTAAGCTTTGCCCCCTCTTTAGGTGGTTCTTCCATAAACTTTCCGGCTTTAAGCCAATAGCGAATAGCCTTAGCCATATTGCTTCCCACTCCAAGAGCATCCGCCCCATAGTTTTCAGAGAAAACTTTTGGATTGGCATCTACCTTTGCAAGTCCTTTATTAAGCCACCCCTCACGAAGTGCAAATGTTTCATGTCCTTTAAGTTTAATCGCCATTTTCTTCTCCTATCTGCCTGCTTAAGTTTCATAAATAATTAACTAGTTTCTTTTTATTGCCAAAACCTTTCTCATATAACATCCTGCCGTGTAATGATTAACGCATTCTGCACATCTTACACATTTATTGTCCAGTATTCTATAATCAAGATTACCTTCTTTGTCCTCTTTTATAACTATGGCATTGTGCTTGCAAATACTTTCGCACGCCCTGCACGCCATACACATCTGATATTTTGTAATCTGACATTTAATCTTATCCTCTGCTGTTTTAAGATTCTTTGCCCCATCTATGTTGCTGTCAATTATTGTAACTTTTAAAGTTGTAGAGCCAATTCTGCCCTGCAATTTCAAAACAGGATTGCCGTTCCTTCTTGTTACATAAACTTCACCCAATCGCTTATTGCCCATATCGAAATTTAAATATCCAAAAGGCTTAAACAACTCATACAATTGGTCTGAAATTGGTCTTTGAAGTTCATAATTAAAAGCATTCTCTTCCAGCACACAAGGTTCAAATGATACTGCCGACTTCTTTGCATAATCTACGCCATTTCCCCCCTGTCTTGCTTTCCACTTGCCTTCGTCCACATACACTTCCGGATCAGGTTTTCCAATCTTTGTTGCAAAGTCAACCAAAAGCTGTCTGAATCTTTTGGACTGTTCAGGCATATGAATCTTAGACAAAAACTCTGACCAACCACTATTATTAGGACAACACCAGCAGCCAACTCTTGCATACCCTAATCTGTATGCATAATTAAAATCAATTTCTGTTGTAAGCATGTAAAGCCACACATCAAAATCCATCCAGTCAATAATCGGTGAAATAGTTATCTGCTTTGTAATTTTAGAGCCTTCTGTTTCACGCTCATACTTGTTTCTGCTTGCTGATTCGTTTCTTCTTATTCCATAGAAAGTTATAATTTTGTTCTTATTTCTAAACATAGTTTTAATCTTTCTCTGGATTGCACCTGTTTTAAAAATAGTACAGCACCATCTCATAACTCTGCTTGGTGGGCCAACCAAAGCACAAAGTTCCTCAAAATCTTTATCTTTGTTTCTTGATGAAACAACAGGAGTCTGTGGATGTTCTTTTTTAAATCGTTCTATGTATTTCATAGTCTCGGGGAATTCTAAAGTTGTGTCACCGAAAATATGAAGAATCTTCGGTTCACTTAAAGCTCTCATAACAAGATCAGATGTGACTGTAGAGTCCTTCCCCCCTGAAAAAGAAACAAACATATCTCTTGCAGTGTAGTCCTTTGTTGAATTCTTAATATAGCCCACTGCCTCTTTTACAATAAATTCATATCGGCTTCTGTTAGCCTTAATGAATCTGTCTTTAAATTCATTAAAATATCTATAATCAATATTTGAAACTTCACTCTCATATTTAATTCTTATTTCTTCCGAATTCTTATCCTTTAAATCCTTAACTGCAAAATCAACCTTATGACCATCAGCGATATATCTGTTACCTGAGCAGTTCCAAACAGACATTTTTTCGTAATATCCCGGCTCCTTATCTGTCATTATTTCTAATAACAACCTTTCCTCAGGAAAAACCGGTCTCATATCCGTTGTTATTCTTCTGCCGCTACTTCCACAACACTGACATTCCTTCTGATACAATGGCACCTTGCAGGTTTCGCACCAGTATATGTCTGATTTCGTCAGTTCAGTTCTCTGTCCACACACAGGACAGGTACTGCTTTTAGTTTTAATATTGTCATTTCTGCATATGTAATTTAGCACTTTATCACCTATCTCAAATCTTCCGGTTTTAAATGCAAATAAGAACATAATTCCAAAAATTCTGATGCCGTAAAAGTTACATTCTCGTCAGTTAACTTTTTCTCCCAAATTCCGGTATCCTTAGAAATCTGTGATGTAGATATTTCTTTTTCTTTTATGTATTTAATTAATGCTTTTGAAACGCTGTTATTATTTTTCATTTGTCACCGCCATTCCCGTATTACAAGAAAATAATATTATAATGTCTATTATATTCTCTGAATACAAGAAATGCAATGTGGATTTTTCCCGAATTGAAAGAATTCAAAAGGATTTTTCCTTTTTTCAAGGTGATTTGGTTGACGTTGATTTTTTCTTACTATATTATTTAAAAAGAGGTATTTAAAATGAAGAATAGAAAGATTGCAGAAGTATTAAAAGCTTACCGAAAAATGAATAATTTAAGTGTGAGGGACGTTACTGAATTACTGGAAGAAAAGTCACTTAAGGTAGCTGAAAAAACCGTTTACGGATGGGAAAGCAGTGCCACTCAGCCTGACGCTGACACACTACTTCTACTTTGTGATATTTATAATATTGATAACATTCTTGGCACTTTCGGATATACTGACGAAGAGCCAATTAATCTTACAAAACATGAACATCACTTAATAGAACAATATAGAAAGCACCCTGAAATACAGGATGCAGTAGATAAGCTGTTGGATATTAATTAATAGTTAGTAAGATGAAATTATTTACATTTCAAAGAATTAACAGGGCTTAATGCTAATTAGTTTGTTGAAAAACATTAATTAGCATTGAAGCTCTGTTCTTTTTTTGGGAGATTAAAACAAAAGAGAGCACACCAAAACTGATGTGCTCCCAATTAAAAAGGGTACTTTTTATAGCAATTTATTTACCATTTCAAATCAATTACAAGAGCATCTGCTTTGTTATACTGAAGCAATGTACTCTGATCATTTACATCATCATAACAGAATCCGTAAGCTTTTCCTAAAACTGAATGTTCATGGAAGAAACCTGCATAGAAGTTTGCAACACTATTCTTGTAATACTGACTTGGTGTGTACCATTTGTCAGGTTCTGTTGCAACACCTCTGTTAAATGCTGCACAAAGCTGTGCTTCAATAGCTTTTTCAACACCATTTCCTCTGTCAAATGCACCCTTGCCTTCTAACACTTCCTGTGTATTTGGCTTATCAACATAATAAACTGTGCTGTCACCTTCTCTTGTAAATCGCATCTGATTTCCAACTACTCTACCAACGAAGCTTCCTGATTCTGAGCTGAATCTTAAATCTTCATTGGCATATTTGTTCCAGAATTCATTAATATAATTATCAAAATAATTTCCATTATCCTGTCCAACATTAAATGTACTCTTACATGGTGCAATAATTCTATCATCTCTTACAAGTGACTTATATTCATTTGGAACTTCATTCTTGAAAGCTGTAAAGATTTCATCTCTTGTTCCAATATCACCTACTACATTATCGTATCCACCATATAACGAACCACCTATTAAACGTGTAACCATTGGGAAACAGAAATAATCAACACGTGTTGTATTTCCCCAATAATTTTTTCCTTCAATTGTAAATTCAGCAAACTCAAATAATGTGTTAGCATTCACGTCTCCAGGATTGTTAAGATCCGGTCCGGCATAACCTGTTGAACCGTTAAACTTAACATATACAGGTTTTCCATAACTTAAATACATTCTTCCTGAACGGATTGTCGGTGCATATACATGATCTGATTCTGCAAGTGTATGATAAATATTTGCATATTTTGTTCCGTTTACTTCAACTGTGTTAAGACTCTCTGATGCAGGAATCATATTTCCATCTTTATCCATATAACAAAGCTGATTATTTTCATTATTTCCTAAAATGCACCAGTAAATTTCACTGTCACTATATTTTCCATTAGTCTTATTGTTAAGTTCAATTGCAATTCTGTCATCTCTTAAAGGAACATTTTTCTTAAGCTGTGGCTTAAGTTCTTCAGGACATGTTTCAGGTTCTGTTTCCTTTTCACCTGTTCCTGTAATTGCAACCTGTACCTCAAGCTTTTCAGATTCTCTTGTTCCAACTACTGTTGTAATTGCTATTGTATGTGTTCCTTCTGTATAAACAGGAAGCTTTAATGACTGTGCTGAAATTCCTGTACGTCTTCTTTCTCCATCGACATAAACATTGTAACAATCAATTGTTCCACGTCCCCAAACAATATTAACATATCCTACACTTGCCTGACTTACATCCAAACCAAATGGCTTTTCAATTGAGCTGTCTGTTGTGAAAGCAATTGTTGTTGTTTCCTTTGGTATTGTTGTAGGTTTTACAGTAGTAGGTGCTACTGTTGGTACTTCCGGTGCCTTTGTTGTTGCTGGCTGTCCGCTTTCTGCATATGTATATTTAATTGATGTTATGCTAGAAATCTTATTGTTCTTAACTGAAGCAACGCCAATTGTGTATTCTCCTGAACCCTTTGTAAATACTGCCTTATCTAAATTAACTGAAGAAGCACTAACATTTGTTGCATACACGCCATCAACATATACATTATATGAATCTACATCTGATACCGCCCCCCATGCAAAATAATATGGTAAGTCAGTATTTCCTGCATATACAAGTCCAGCAGGTGCCTGTATACTTTCATCTACATCCTGTCCCGGTGCTGTTGGTGCCACTGTTACATCTGTAGGCTTTGCTGTTGAAGGTTCCGGTGCCTTTGTTGTTGCTGGCTGTCCGCTTTCTGCATATGTATATTTAATTGATGTTATGCTAGAAATCTTATTGTTCTTAACTGAAGCAACGCCAATTGTGTATTCTCCTGAACCCTTTGTAAATACTGCCTTATCTAAATTAACTGAAGAAGCGCCAACATTTGTTGCATACACGCCATCAACATATACATTATATGAATCTACATCTACAACCGGTGCCCATGCAAAATAATAAGGTAAATCAGCATTTCCTGCCCATACAAGTCCAACCGGTGCCTGTATACTTTCATCTATATCCTGTCCTGGTGCTGTTGGTGCCACTGTTACATCTGTAGGCTTTGCTGTTGAAGGTTCCGGTGCCTTTGTTGTTGCTGGCTGTCCGCTTCCTGCATATGTATATTTAATTGATGTTATTGCTGATGTTTTATTTCCTTTTACTGCTGCAATTCCAATTGCATATTCGCCTGAACCCTTTGTGAATACAGATTCATTTAAATTAACTGAGCCATCAACTACGTTAGCTACTAAAGTTCCATCAACATATACATTATATGAGTCTATACCATCTGCCTTAGCCCATGCAAAATAATATGGTAAATCTGTATTTCCTGCCCATACAAGTCCTTCAGGGGCTTTTATGCTTTCATCTACATCCTGACCCGGTACTGATGGTGTTGTTACAGAAGCTACCGTTGTTGTTACAGATACATTTGTTGTTGCTTGTGCTCCATTTCCATCATATGTATACTTAACTGATGTTATTGCTGATATCTTGTCTCCTTTTACTGTTGCAATTCCAACTGTGTATTCTACAGCTCCCTTTGTAAACATTGAGGCATCCAAGTCTGCAACATTTTCTGTAACTTTTGTTACATACACTCCATCTATATAAACATTATATCCGTCAGCTCCATCAACTGCTGCCCATGCGAAATGATATGGCAATCCCTCTCCCGGTGCATGAATAAGTCCTACCGGTGCCTGAATGCTTTCATCAACATTACCGTTAGCTGTTGTAGGTGCTACTGTTGTAGGTTTCTCTGTTGGTTTTAATGTTGGTGCTACTGTTGTAGGTGCTACTGTTGGTTTTAATGTTGGTGCTACTGTTGTAGGTGCTACTGTTGTAGGTGCTACTGTTGGTTTTAATGTTGGTGCTACTGTTGGCTTAACTGTAGTACTGTCATTTTTCTTAGTCGTTTCTGTTTTAGTTGTCTTCACTTCAGCTTTAGTAGTTACTATCTGTGAAGGTTCACTCTTTGTAGTTACCTGATTTATAACACTATTATTGTTATCGGAAGGTTTTGTAACTTTAATACTATTATTTCTTTTAACAACAACTTTGCATTTATATTTCTTCTTTCCAACCTTTGCAGTTATTGTAGTCTTTCCCGGTTTCTTTGCCTTAACCTTTCCTTTTTTAGAAACTGTTGCTACTTTTTTCTTTGAAGACTTCCAAACTACCTTTACTCCGGCAGGTTTATTCTTCACCTTTAACTTCTTTGTTTTTCCTACCTGCAAAACTATCTTCTTTGAGCTTAGTCTTGTTGTAGTCCTTGCATTAACATTTGTTAAATTCATAGGCATCATTGTTACTATTAATGCCAATGTTAAAACAATTGTCAAAATTCGCTTCATTTTGTTCATAAATCTCCTCCTAAAAATGTTTTCATTCCCTTCCGCTTTTAAAAATAATTATTGCGGTTAATAAATACGTTTTTATCCTAACATATTTAGTTATTTTGCACAATATTTTTTTTGAAATAAAAACACTTTTATCATTTTCATCAAAAATAATGTTTCAATCTATATTTTAGCCAAAAAAACCAACCCCCGATCACATGACTTGTAATCAGGGGTTTTATTGTTTTTAAAACTGTTTTTATTATCTTTTTATAATTTTATTTTTCTATTCAATGCTTTCGTCATATACAGCTCTGCAACCTCCTATAAACTTAGGTCTTGTTCTTGCTGCAAGTACGTTTGCCTCGCCGATTTTGTTATTTTCAAGTCTTACCGGAACTGCAACTTTCTTAATGTGCATTCCAATAAGAGTTCCGCCAATGTCAATTCCACCGTCTGCCTTAATTTCTTCCACAGCAACAGGATCTTTAAATGTCTTATATGCTGTTGTTCCAAATGAACCACCTGCCTTAGGCTGTGGTACAACGTTAACTATTTCTGAAAACGGAACTGCTGCACGTTCAACTATTATTGCTCTGTTAAGATGTTCACAACACTGAGCTGCAAGATATATCTTTCTGCTTTCAAGGACTTCATATATTCCTGAGAAAACTGCCTTAGCCACTTCAAGGTTAGAATTGCTTCCAATCTTATCTCCACATATTTCACTTGAAGAACAACCAACTACAAGAATATTGCCTTCCTTTAATCCTGCTTTATCGCAAATTTCTTCTGTTGTTTTTTTTGCCTGTTCTTTTAATTCTTCGTACATTTGAATCGCTCCTTTCAAACAACATAATGCAAAAGAGAGCTGTATGATATTTGTAGCCTGCTCTTTTTACCGCCTACAATTTTATCACACAACTCTTTCCTTTTACATATTATTTTATATTTTTATACAAATTTTTTAACTAATTTTGTAACCTTTGCTTCTTCTAATGCGAAAATAGCAATAAATCCTAATACCAAGCATGTAACACCCTGGATGCTGTTGCTTCCAATTGAAGGCACTGCTCCAAGTCCATATCCTAATAAAGTACTTTCATATAAGAAATATCCTAAAACCATAATAACTTCTGCAACTACACCACTTACAATATAAGCTACTACATTCATTCCCTTACTGTCCTTAGTGTTTGCTTTCTTAATTGCTACAAATACTAAATATGCAACTAAAGCCATTAAAAACTTAATTACAAATGTTCCCGGTACATAACTTCCGTAACCACTGATAAAATCTGAAAGGGCTGAACCGATACCTGCTGCAAGGGCACCATAAGCGCCACCAATCATCCAAGCTGAAAGTAATACAATAGTATCACCAATATTTACATAACCGTTTGTTCCTA containing:
- a CDS encoding glycoside hydrolase family 64 protein, with product MNKMKRILTIVLTLALIVTMMPMNLTNVNARTTTRLSSKKIVLQVGKTKKLKVKNKPAGVKVVWKSSKKKVATVSKKGKVKAKKPGKTTITAKVGKKKYKCKVVVKRNNSIKVTKPSDNNNSVINQVTTKSEPSQIVTTKAEVKTTKTETTKKNDSTTVKPTVAPTLKPTVAPTTVAPTTVAPTLKPTVAPTTVAPTLKPTEKPTTVAPTTANGNVDESIQAPVGLIHAPGEGLPYHFAWAAVDGADGYNVYIDGVYVTKVTENVADLDASMFTKGAVEYTVGIATVKGDKISAITSVKYTYDGNGAQATTNVSVTTTVASVTTPSVPGQDVDESIKAPEGLVWAGNTDLPYYFAWAKADGIDSYNVYVDGTLVANVVDGSVNLNESVFTKGSGEYAIGIAAVKGNKTSAITSIKYTYAGSGQPATTKAPEPSTAKPTDVTVAPTAPGQDIDESIQAPVGLVWAGNADLPYYFAWAPVVDVDSYNVYVDGVYATNVGASSVNLDKAVFTKGSGEYTIGVASVKNNKISSITSIKYTYAESGQPATTKAPEPSTAKPTDVTVAPTAPGQDVDESIQAPAGLVYAGNTDLPYYFAWGAVSDVDSYNVYVDGVYATNVSASSVNLDKAVFTKGSGEYTIGVASVKNNKISSITSIKYTYAESGQPATTKAPEVPTVAPTTVKPTTIPKETTTIAFTTDSSIEKPFGLDVSQASVGYVNIVWGRGTIDCYNVYVDGERRRTGISAQSLKLPVYTEGTHTIAITTVVGTRESEKLEVQVAITGTGEKETEPETCPEELKPQLKKNVPLRDDRIAIELNNKTNGKYSDSEIYWCILGNNENNQLCYMDKDGNMIPASESLNTVEVNGTKYANIYHTLAESDHVYAPTIRSGRMYLSYGKPVYVKFNGSTGYAGPDLNNPGDVNANTLFEFAEFTIEGKNYWGNTTRVDYFCFPMVTRLIGGSLYGGYDNVVGDIGTRDEIFTAFKNEVPNEYKSLVRDDRIIAPCKSTFNVGQDNGNYFDNYINEFWNKYANEDLRFSSESGSFVGRVVGNQMRFTREGDSTVYYVDKPNTQEVLEGKGAFDRGNGVEKAIEAQLCAAFNRGVATEPDKWYTPSQYYKNSVANFYAGFFHEHSVLGKAYGFCYDDVNDQSTLLQYNKADALVIDLKW
- a CDS encoding DUF4007 family protein, giving the protein MAIKLKGHETFALREGWLNKGLAKVDANPKVFSENYGADALGVGSNMAKAIRYWLKAGKFMEEPPKEGAKLTDIGQIIFKEDKYLEDIFSLWIFHINLAGNEKLATSWYAFFNLINIDEFSKEDLMNILLEKLTPLAEKKAIPERSLRDDISVLLNMYVKEKQQNYDPEENKISPFAQLGLLKKDRNNYIKTQPDKDKLCDDAVLYSLIKFFEKKEVDSIGIDELLNSPMSPGRILNLKRMALNEYLDHLEGQGYLTVNRTAGLDMVYLKKKIELKEVVSNYYKKH
- a CDS encoding phosphoadenosine phosphosulfate reductase family protein, with the protein product MLNYICRNDNIKTKSSTCPVCGQRTELTKSDIYWCETCKVPLYQKECQCCGSSGRRITTDMRPVFPEERLLLEIMTDKEPGYYEKMSVWNCSGNRYIADGHKVDFAVKDLKDKNSEEIRIKYESEVSNIDYRYFNEFKDRFIKANRSRYEFIVKEAVGYIKNSTKDYTARDMFVSFSGGKDSTVTSDLVMRALSEPKILHIFGDTTLEFPETMKYIERFKKEHPQTPVVSSRNKDKDFEELCALVGPPSRVMRWCCTIFKTGAIQRKIKTMFRNKNKIITFYGIRRNESASRNKYERETEGSKITKQITISPIIDWMDFDVWLYMLTTEIDFNYAYRLGYARVGCWCCPNNSGWSEFLSKIHMPEQSKRFRQLLVDFATKIGKPDPEVYVDEGKWKARQGGNGVDYAKKSAVSFEPCVLEENAFNYELQRPISDQLYELFKPFGYLNFDMGNKRLGEVYVTRRNGNPVLKLQGRIGSTTLKVTIIDSNIDGAKNLKTAEDKIKCQITKYQMCMACRACESICKHNAIVIKEDKEGNLDYRILDNKCVRCAECVNHYTAGCYMRKVLAIKRN
- a CDS encoding helix-turn-helix domain-containing protein; translation: MKNNNSVSKALIKYIKEKEISTSQISKDTGIWEKKLTDENVTFTASEFLELCSYLHLKPEDLR
- a CDS encoding TIGR01440 family protein produces the protein MYEELKEQAKKTTEEICDKAGLKEGNILVVGCSSSEICGDKIGSNSNLEVAKAVFSGIYEVLESRKIYLAAQCCEHLNRAIIVERAAVPFSEIVNVVPQPKAGGSFGTTAYKTFKDPVAVEEIKADGGIDIGGTLIGMHIKKVAVPVRLENNKIGEANVLAARTRPKFIGGCRAVYDESIE
- a CDS encoding transcriptional regulator, translating into MKNRKIAEVLKAYRKMNNLSVRDVTELLEEKSLKVAEKTVYGWESSATQPDADTLLLLCDIYNIDNILGTFGYTDEEPINLTKHEHHLIEQYRKHPEIQDAVDKLLDIN
- a CDS encoding ECF transporter S component — translated: MDSTKQNVGKIVITALFAALACVATMIIKVPTVGTNGYVNIGDTIVLLSAWMIGGAYGALAAGIGSALSDFISGYGSYVPGTFVIKFLMALVAYLVFVAIKKANTKDSKGMNVVAYIVSGVVAEVIMVLGYFLYESTLLGYGLGAVPSIGSNSIQGVTCLVLGFIAIFALEEAKVTKLVKKFV